In Gordonia sp. SL306, the genomic window CACGGTGTGGCGCAATCTGCAGAAGTGGAATGTGCCGATCGCTCGGGACGAGTCCGAGGGGTTCCTGCACTCGTGGCAGGTGAGCGCCGCCATGCTCGGTGTCCAGGATCAGTACATTCCGGCGTCGTGGAGTTCGGCTGACTCGCAGGCGAAGCAGGTACTCGACCCCATTCTGGCGCCCACGCCGGAGGGCAAGAAGCTGGCCGACATTCTGCTCGGCCTCGGCTTCAACCTCGATCTGTCCCTGCTCTCGAGGGGTGTGCTGGGGGCGCTGACCAGATTCATGCTCGGCGACAAGATCGCCGACTGGCTCGACATCCCCAGAGAGCCGGTGTGGAGTCCGCTGCTGGAGACCGCGTGGGGCCCGTATGTCGCAGTCCGCGAGGGTGCTCTGAATGTCGGCGTACCAAAAGAGGCGTACTGGCTCTTCGACGAGTTCCTGAGGCAGTTCGTGTTGTTCTACATGTCCGAGCTCCACATGCCCATCAACATCGAGATCCCGGTGATCAACAATCCGAAGTACGGCTGATGTCGATCCTTTGTCGACAGATACCGGCGAATAGTTCTGTGGGGGAATGGAGATGGTGATGGGTGCGGTCCAGCCGTGGCATGTCGTCGTGGTGGCGATTGTCTTTGTCGTGTTGTTCGGTTCCAGCAAATTGCCGGCCGCCGCGCGGGGTCTGGGCAGCTCGTTGCGAATCCTCAAGAGTGAGGTCAATGAGATGCACGATGACGGTCCCGAGAACCCACGTGACAATAGGTCCGAGGGGGTCTGACTCGATGGACAGACAGGCGCTCGACGACGGTCTGTCGCTCGTCGATCTTCCCGACGACGGGCTGACCGTCCGCTTCTACCAGATCCTGTTCGACCGGTATCCCGCAGTCGAGCCGATGTTCCGTCGCGACAACAAGGTTCAAGCCGCCATGCTCAGGACCGCGATCGTGTCGGTACTGGACCATCTCGACGACGGCGACTGGCTGACCGCCAACTTGCAGGCATTGGGGCGGCGTCACGGCGACATGGGTGTCACGGCAGAAATGTATGACGCGGTGGGCGAATGCATGATCGCGGCGATGGTCGAGATCGGCGGGGACCGCTGGAGCTCCGAGATGACCCGGGCCTGGCGGGAAGCACTCGGGGTGGTCTCCGCAATCATGCTCGACGGCCACCGTTCCGTGGCCGCATCCTGAGGCGGCTCCCGGTTCGGCCATGGCTACCCTGGCCACCGTGAAACATGCTCCCGATGTCACCTACGCCGACGATCTGCAGGTCGGCGCTCGGTATCCGCTCGACACCTACACCGTCACCGAGGCCGAGGTGATCGACTACGCCACGGCCTGGGATCCGCAGGGCTTCCACGTCGACAAGGAGATCGCCGAGGCCGGCGCGTATGGAGGACTCATCGCGAGTGGGATCCACACGCTGGCCATCTACCAGCGGTTGGCGGTATCTGGTGTCTTCGGCGGCTGGAGCGTGATCGCGGGCAAGAGTCTCACCGACGTCCGGTTCCTGCGGCCGGTCCGGCCCGACGACACTCTCAGCGGTTCGATCGTGGTCGACGCGATCGACATCGACGAGCGGGGGCGGGCGTTGGTGACGACGACGGCCGAGCTCGTCAACCAGCGTGGCGATTCAGTGATGACCCTCGTCGTCGAGGCATTCGTGCGCGTGCGGCCGTAGTCGGTCTCCCGCCTCCGAACGCCGGCGGTGGCCTGCGCTGTACTCCCTTACTAGGATATGCAAGTATTTGGGGGATATCCGACGACGTTCGAGGAGTAGATGATGGTGGACGAACCATCGGTGCTGTCCGTGGTGGACGGTCGGCTCGCGACGCTGACGCTCAACCGGCCCAAGTCGATCAACGCGCTCGACCATTCGATGGTGACCGCGATGGACGAGCGGTTACGCGCCTGGGCGGCCGACGACGCGATCGCCGCGGTGGTTCTTGTCGGTGCTGGTGAGCGCGGCCTCTGCGCCGGCGGCGACATCGTCACGATCCACCGCGATGCCGCCGCCCTGAGCGGTGATGCGACGGCTGGGGACGCCGAGGCGGCGGCCTGCCCGTCCGCGGCGTTCTGGCGCGACGAGTACCGGCTCAACGCCGACATCGCGCGCTACCCGAAGCCCTATGTCGCGATCATGGACGGCATCGTGATGGGTGGCGGCGTCGGTATCTCCGCCCACGCGAACACCCGGATCGTCACCGACCGCACTCGCCTGGCCATGCCCGAGGTGGGTATCGGGTTCGTGCCCGATGTGGGCGGGACACATCTGCTGGCTCGGGTACCGGACGGCTTGGGGGCCTACGCCGCGCTCACTGCCCGGACGCTCTCCGGTGCGGATGCCATTGCGCTCGGCCTTGCCGATCACTTCGTTCCCGCCGACGACCTCGACGCATTCCAGCGGGCTCTCCACACGACACCGCTCGAAGACGCGCTCGCCGAATATGCGCAGCGGACACCGGAGTCGGCGCTCGCCACGCAGCGGAACTGGATCGGTAAGGCGTTCGCGGCTGAGACCGTCGCAGAGATCATCGAGCGCTGCCGAGCTGTCGGCACCGAAGAGGCGACCAAGGTCGCGGACACGATCGCCGCCAAGAGTCCGACCGCCCTGGCGGTCACGCTCAGGTCGTTGCGAGACGAAAAGCCCACGCTGGAGGAAACCTTGGCGCGCGAGTACCGCGTTTCGTTGCGTAGTCTCCTGCATCCGGACATGGCCGAGGGTATTCGCGCGCAGGTGATCGACAAGGACCGCACACCGTCGTGGCGACATAGCGACCACTCGGCAGCGACCCCAGCAGAGGTCGACGCATTTTTCGCCCCACTTCCCGACGAGCTGGAATTGACCATCGACACCGCACCACAGGAGGATTCGAGTGTCTGATCTGGAGACGATCATCGTCGAGCGCGATGGACGAGTCGGTGTCATCACACTCAACCGGCCGAAAGCCCTGAACGCGCTCAATACCACCCTGATGAACGAGGTGGTCGCTGCGGCAACCGATTTCGACCGCGATCCGGATATCGGCGCCATCGTGATCACCGGCTCCGGTAAGGCGTTCGCAGCAGGTGCCGACATCAAGGAGATGTCGTCGAAGACCTACAGCGCGGTGGTGACGGAATCCTTCTTCGGCGCGTGGGACGAACTGTCCCGGCTGCGCACGCCCATTGTCGCGGCCGTCACCGGCTACGCCCTCGGCGGTGGTTGCGAACTTGCGATGATCTGCGACATCCTCGTCGCCGGCGACAACGCGGTGTTCGGTCAACCCGAGATCAACCTCGGTGTGATCCCGGGAATCGGTGGCTCCCAGAGACTCACACGGGCGGTCGGCAAGGCCAAGGCGATGGACATGATCCTCACTGGCAGGAACATGAAGGTCGACGAGGCCGACCGACTCGGCCTGGTGTCGAGGGTGGTGCCGGCCGAGGATGCGCTCGACACGGCCAAGGAAGTAGCGGCCACGATCGCGTCGAAGTCGTTCATCGCCGCCTCGCTGGCCAAGGATGCGGTGAACCGGGCCTTCGAATCCGGTCTCGCCGAGGGGATCCGTGCCGAGCGGGCACTGTTCTACTCCACGTTCGCCACCGACGACCAGACCGAGGGTATGGCGGCCTTCGTGGCGAAACGCGACCCGAAGTTCACGCACAGCTGAACCTCGATCACACCGATCCGCCGGTCCGTTCGCCGGTGGAGTAGCGGCGAGCCGCCAGGCGAGCCGTGTATCGAGACCACGGGTCGACGAGGTCAGAGGCTGCCACCTGCGTCGATCACCTGGGTCGTGCCGGTCACATAACGCCCGTCGTCGGAGACGAGATAGACGATGGCGTTCGAGATGTCGACCGGGTCGAGCGCCGGGACCGGCAGTCGGTTCATCTCGCGGGCGGCGACTTCATAGTCCTCTCGGGTCGGCGCTGGGAGATCCGGTCGGAAGAGGCGGTAGGTCGCATCGTTGAGGACCATCTCGGTGGCGACCGTCGTCGGGTGCACGGTGTTGACCCGAATGCTCTGCGGGCCGAGCTCTTTCGCGAGGACCCTCATCAAACCGACCAGTCCGTGCTTGGCCGCCGTGTAGTGTGCGATGTTCTCGTTCGCCACGAGTGCGGCGAGGGAGCTCGTGAGCACCACCGAACCGCCGCGTCCGCCCTCGACGATGTGGGGGACGGCCGCGCGCACCGTCTTCCATGCGCCGGTGAGATTGATGTCGATCATCGTGTCCCACATCTCCTCGTCCATCTCGAGGGTGGGCGCCATGGTGTTGATGCCGGCGTTCGCAAGGACGATGTCGATGCGCCCCAACGCGGCCATGCCGTCTGCCGCTGCTTTCTGCAGCCCGGCGAGATCACGCACGTCGACCTCGGAGGCGATGATGCGGCGGTCGAGCGCCTCGACCTCCTTGACGGTCTGCTCCATGTCGCCCGGCCGGGCGGTGTCGTAGGGGACCGTCGAGACCTGCTCGGTGACGTCGACCGCGATGACGTCGGCACCTTCCTCGGCCAGTCGGATCGCGTGACTTCGTCCCTGACCACGTGCCGCACCGGTGATGAAGGCGACCTTGCCCTCCAATTTGCCCATCTGACGCACTCCCTTTCGCTGCGGACATGTGATCCACGTCTCAGGTCGAGGCTATGTCACACGGTGACAAAACACCAGGGTGTCGATTCCGGTGGTGCCGGTCCGACGGTGAGACGATGGTCCGATGAGTCGCGAGGTCACGCCAGGTGATGCGGGGGTTTCCTCGGAAGGCGAGATCGATCGAGGTGGACGTCCCGCGAGTACCAGTGCCCGCGAGCTCGCGGCCGCCGCACAACGGCTGTTCCTCGGTGACGGCTTCGACCAGACGACGGTGGAGGACATCGCGGCCGCCGTTGGCGTGAGCCGGCGGACGTTCTTCCGCTACTTCGCCACCAAGGCCGACGTGGTGTGGGTCGAGTCGGATGCCGAGCTCCGGCATTTCCGCGCGATGATCGCGGAGTCGGCGCCCTCCGCGAATCCGGTGGACGTCGTCGAGGAGGCGTTCATCGAGGCGCTGGACCATGGGATCGCCGAGGATGAATGGGCCCGGCATCGTGCCCAATTGATCCTGCACGCTGCGGCGGTGCAGGCGCAGGCGGGTGCCGTGTACCGGCAATGGCGCACCGTGATCGCCGAATTCGTGGCGGAACGGACCGGTCGTCGGCACGACGACGAGTACCCGCTGGCCGTCGCGTATGCGGTGATGGCCGCATCGTCGGCCGGCCATGAACGCTGGCTGGCCGACCCGGACGCCCGGCTCACCGAATGCCTGCGACCGATGTTCGCGCTCATGGTTCCGCGCCACCCGGACGTCACAACTGACTAACAAGCCTGTTCCACGACTTGGGGCGACGATGACCCACGGCTAGCATTTGTGACAGATGTGACTTTTGTGACTGAAGGGAATCGTGGTGGACACACGTTGGGGTCCTCGATGGGGTGCGTGGGTCAGTGCCGCGGCCGCGGTTGCCGTCGCACTCACGATGGGGTCGGCGGCGGCGTCCGCAGCCCCGGTCCCCGACCCGGCCGTGTCCCGGATCGACACGGTGATCCACGACAACAAGCAGCAGGCCACGGCCATCGTCTATTCGGCGTCGATGCGGCGGATGATCCCGATCACCGTCCTCCGGCCACGCGACACGAGCAAGCCGCGCCCGACCTTCTATCTGCTCAACGGGGCGGGTGGTGGTGAGGACTCGGCGACCTGGGCGGCCAAGACCGACTACGTGAAGTTCTTCTCGGACAAGAACGTCAACGTCGTGACCCCGATCGGTGGCGCATTCTCCTATTACACCGACTGGCGCCACGACGATCCGGTGTTGGGACGAAACAAGTGGCAGACCTTTCTGACCAAGGAATTGCCACCCTTGATCGACAAGGAGTTCGGCACGACGAAGGTCAATGCGATCGCCGGGATCTCGATGGCAGGCACCTCGGTGCTGAATCTCGCGATCGCGGCTCCGCACCTCTATCGGTCGGTCGCGGCGTACAGCGGGTGCGCGCGGACCAGTGATCCGGTGGGGCAGGCCTACATTCGCATGGTGGTTGCCGACCGCGGCCAGGGCAATCTCGACAACATGTGGGGACCGGTCGGCGGGTCGGGCTGGCGGGAGAACGACCCGTTCGTCAACGCCGCCAAGCTGCGGAGCACCAAGGTGTACATGACGGCCGGCACCGGCCTGCCCGGCCCCTACGACCGTCCCGAGGCGCGCCTGATCCAGGGCAACCCCCTGACGTTGGCCAACCAGGTCGTGCTCGGCGGTGTCATCGAGGCCGCGGTCAACTCGTGTACGCAGCAGATGGCGACACGGATGCGTGGTCTTCGCGTTCCGATGCAGACCATCTCGCGTCCGACCGGCACGCATTCCTGGGAGTACTGGGAGTCCGATCTGCGGCGTACCTGGCCGATGCTCTCGGCCGATCTGAACCGGAAGGTGGCGCCGGCGAAGCCCGCGGCGCATTCAGCCCACTGACCGCTCCACCCCTCGCTCCGCCTAGCGTCGCCGATCGTGCGCAATTCTGCGTCGATCGTGCCCAGTTTGTCGTTGACTGTGCGCAGCCTGGTGTCGATCGTGCGCAGCCGCGCACGATCGAAGAACGTTCGCGCACGGTGGGCGAGAAGCTGTGCACGGTGGGCGAGGAACTGTGCCCGCTCGGCGAAGGAGGACGGTCGGATCGGTGCTGAGGCAGCCGGGTGACTAGTCCGCGCGATCCTTGAGGAGCAGTCGAACGGTCAGTTCGAGTCGGTTGGTGACGTCGGTGGCCGAGGCGCGACGGGTCAGCCACTGCACCAGATTCGACATCCAGACGTCCGACAGGACCCGCGCGATTGCGAGGTCTTCTTCACCGGGCTCGCCGTTGCCGACCATGGCGCCCGCCAGAAGGCGATCGATGATGCCGGCCACCTGATCGACCTCGGCGGTCGCAGACGCGTCGGCGAACATGAATGCACGCGTCATGGCTTCGGTGAGCAGGGGGTCGCGCTGCATCGCGTATGTGATCATGTCGAGGACATGCCGCAGGCGTTCGACCGCGGTGTCGCCTCGCAGTTGCGAGCGATCGACGCGTGCCTCGACCCGCTCGAACTCGCGGGCCAGCGCGGTCACGAGCAGGTGGACCTTGGACGGAAAGTACCGATAGAGGGTGCCGACGGCGACGTCGGCCTTGTCGGCGACGGTCCGCATCTGGACCGCGTCGTAGCCGCCCTTGGATGCCAGCGCCAATGTGGCGTCGAGAATGCGACGGCGGCGTTCGCGCTGGGCCGACGATCCGGTCTCGGTTCCCCCCGACGATGTGCCGGCCGTCGGGGCGGGGTTCGCCGCCGTGTCGACGGAGGCGCTTGCCGGTGCAGAACGTGCCATGTGGTCGAAGACATCCTCACGTGTTTCGGTTCCTGAAGGGTGCCTACCGGTTGGCAACCACCCATGGCATATTAGAACAGGTTCTAATTGCCCGTCACAACCTGACATACAGAGGAATAGCGTGACAATCGCCACGTCAACCGAACAGATCGCCGTCTGTGACGCGATCGCAACCTGGGCGCATGGTGTCCAGACCACCGAACTGGTCCGCGCGGATATCGACAAACCGGCGGATCAATGGACCGGGCTGCTCGCCCAACTCGCCGAATTCGGCGTGTTCGCGGCGGCGCTGCCCGAGGAATATGGGGGTTTCGGCGCCACCTTCACCGATGTCGCCGCGATGATCGAACAATGTGGCCGCAGCCTCGTGCCGGGACCGATCGGCCCCATCGTCGCAGCGGCTCTCGGACTGTCTCGCAGCACCGACGACGACCGAGCCGCCGGTCTGCTCGCCCGCCTCGCGGCAGGTGAAGTGGCCGCCGCGGCGCCGGCAACCGCCTTCGCGGGCGCAGGTGTCACGGAACTCCGCGACGGCCAGATCGATCTCGGATCGGTCCCCGGCTACGTGGACGGCTCTGCGCTGCTGATCCCGCTGCGGTCCGCCGATGGTGATCTCGCATGGCGGATCCTGCCGCCCGGGATCGGCGTCTTCGACGTGACGCTTCAGGGGTCCGTCAGCGGCACCGAGTCGGTCTCGCGGGTTCGCGTCACGTCGGTCGCACCGTCGGATCTCATCGCCCTCGACGACCCGGACTTCGTGGCGGGCGTTCTGTCCGCGACACTCGCCGCGTATCAGAGCGGGGTCGCCCGGTGGGCCCTCGACACCGCGGTGGACTACGCGAAGGTGCGGACGCAGTTCGGTGCGCCGATCGGTTCGTTCCAGGCGATCAAACACATCTGCGCGGACATGCTCTGTCGGAGCGAAGAACTCACGGCCGTGGCCTGGGACCTCGCGCGCGCGGTCGACGACGTGCTCGTCGGCGTGGAACCCGAACGCGCACACGGGCAACTCCGGATCAGCAGATGCGCCGCCGACACGATCGTCGCCGAGGCGGCGGTCGCCAACGCCAAGGACTGCGTCCAGGTGCTCGGCGGGATCGGTTTCACCTTCGAGCATGACGCCCATCTGTATCTGCGATCGGCGATGAATGCCCGAGCCGCATTGGGCCAGGCCGTCCATGCCCGTCGTGAGCTGGGTCGTCTCGGTGTCCAGGGTGCGCGGCGGGATTTCGAGATCGACCTGTCGTCGGTGGAGAAACGGCGCCCTGAGGTACGGGAGGCGGTGGCGGCGATCAAGGCAGCCGAGCCGGAAGTTCGTCGTCAGGCGATGGCCGAATCGGGCTATCTGATGCCCCATTGGCCCACGCCGTACGGTCTGTCGGCCGAGCCGGCACTCCAACTCCTGATCGACGGCGAGTTCGATCGGGCCGGAGTTGTGCGGCCGGACCTGGTGATCGGCGCATGGGCCATCCCGACGATCCTCGAACACGGCACCGACGCGCAGCGTGACCGATTCGTCGGCCCGACGCTCGCCGGCGACATCGTGTGGTGTCAGTTGTTCAGCGAACCCGAGGCCGGTTCGGATCTGGCCGCACTGCGGACCAGGGCAACCCGAGTCGACGGTGGCTGGCAACTGCAGGGGCAGAAGATCTGGACGTCACAGGCGCACAACGCCACCTGGGGGGTCTGCCTCGCTCGGACCGATCCGGATGCGCCGAAGCACAAGGGCATCACCTACTTCCTGATCGACATGAGCTCGCCGGGTATCGACATCCGGCCGTTGCGTGAGCTCACCGGCCGGGCCAACTTCAACGAGGTCTTCCTCGACGATGTGTTCGTCCCCGACGATCACGTGGTCGGCGAGGTCAACGGGGGGTGGCGGCTGGCGCGCACCACGCTCGCGAACGAACGCGTGGCCATGGGCGGATCTGGCCTCGGAAAGGAGATGGACGCACTGCTGCGGCAGGTCGTCGACATGCCCAGGACTCTCGAACCCGACGAGATGGCGACCCTCGGCGGACTCGTCGCCGAGGCACACGTCGGGCAGGTGATCGACGCGCGTGCGGTGACCCAGCGGTTGGCCGGGCACGATCCGGGTGCGCTGTCGAGCGTGCGGAAGCTGATCGGCGTCCAGCACCGTCAGGCGGTGCCGGAGTTCGCTCTGGATCTCCTCGGCACGGACGCGGTGGTGGCGGGTGACGCATCGGACGTTTTCCTCCAGAATCGATGCCTCTCGATCGCGGGCGGGACCACACAGATCCTGCGGACCGCAGCAGCGGAACGGATTCTCGGTTTGCCCCGCGGCTGACCCCGGCGAATCCGCGAATTCGGCAACGAATTGGCAGATGAGGGCCGGTAGCGGACACGGGCGCTAACCCGTCTGATACAACTAGAACAGGTTCTAATTGTCGCAAGGAGGCAGTAGGGTGGACTTTGCCCTCGACGACACGGCGGTCGCGGTACGCGATGCCGCCGCGGAGGTTTTCGCCCGGCACCAGCCGGACTGGGAGACCAAGTTCGGTCAGCGGGGTTTCGGCCCCGAGGTGACGGGTGCGTTCGACGACGTTCTCTGGCGATCGATCGCCGACGCCGGACTGATGGCGTTGCCGCTCCCGGCGGATCTCGACGGCGACGACGTCGCCGTGATCGATCTCCTTCCGCTGTTGCGGAAGATGGGTGAGTCCGCGGCGGTCACGCCGGCACTCGGAACGCTCACCTCGGCGCTCACGCTGCGCCATGCATCGGGCACATCTCGCGCCACGTGGGGTCCGACGTTGCAGGGGGCGGCGTGGCATGCGGTGGCCATCGGCGAGCAGGGCGACACCCTGACGCCGACGCCGCGCACCACGATCCGTGATGGTCGGCTGACCGGAACGAAGACCGGTGTGCTGCACGCGGACGGTGCCACGGCTCTCGTGGTGTCGACCGACGGCGGCGTCGTGATGGTTTCCGCCGACAAGCCGGGCGTCACCATCTCGCGGACGCCGACCTCCAGTGGGTGGGGCGAGTACACCGTGCGTTTCGACGATGTCGAGATCGACGAGGCCGATGTCCTCACCCCCGATGTCTCGGTGCTGCGTGATCGCTACCGGCTGGTGCTGTCGGCCTATGCAGACGGCCTGGTGGCCGGTGCGACTCGGCTCACCGCCGACCATGTCACCGGGCGTGAGCAGTTCGGCAAGCCGATCGCGCTCTTCCAGGCGGTGGGTCAGCAGCTCGCCGACATCTACGTGATCGAGCGCTCGATTGATCTCGCGACCACCGCGGCCGCGTGGCGGATGGCCGAAGGGCTCGACGCGACACAGGATCTCGGGATCGCGTCGTATTGGCTCGCGGCGGAGATCCCGGCGACCATGCGCACCATGACCCACCTGCACGGTGGGATCGGCGTCGACGTGACCTACCCTCTGCATCGCTACTTCTCCATTGCCAAGGATCTCGCGCGGCTGATCGGCGGTGCCGATGCCCGTCTGGACGAGGTCGCCGACGATTCCGATGCGCGGCTCGATTCGAAAGCGCAGGCAGCACATGTTCATTGATCTCACGCCGGAACAGAAGTCCCTTCGTGCCGAACTGCGCGAGTACTTCGCGAACCTGGTCAGCCCGGCCGACGCCGAGGCGATGCTCACCGAGCGTCACGGCGAGACCTACCGCAAGGTCATCCGGCAGATGGGCAAAGACGGCTGGCTCGGAGTTGGCTGGCCGAAGGAGTATGGCGGCAAGGGTTTCGGTGAGATCGAACAGCAGATCTTCACCAACGAGGCGGTGCGCGCCGACGTGCCGTTGCCTGCGGTGACACTGCAGACCGTCGGACCCACGTTGCAGGTCCACGGCACACCGGAACTGAAGGACAAGTTCCTGCCCGACATCCTCGCCGGTGAGGTGCATTTCGCCATCGGGTACACCGAGCCGGAGGCAGGCACCGACCTCGCCTCCCTGACGACGAGTGCTGTCCTCGACGGGGATCACTACGTTGTCAACGGGCAGAAGATCTTCACCACCGGTGCGCACGACGCCGACTACATCTGGCTGGCCGTCCGGACCGACAAGGAAGCCCCCAAACACAAGGGCATCTCGATCCTGATCGTCGACACCAAGGACCCCGGCTTCAGCTGGACTCCGATCATCACCGCCGACGGTGCGCACCATGTGAACGCGACGTACTACAACGACGTCCGCGTGCCGGTGTCGATGCGTGTCGGCGACGAGGGCGGCGGCTGGAAGCTCATCACCACGCAGCTCAACCACGAACGCGTCATGCTCGGCCCCGCCGGCCGCATCGACGGCCTCGCGGCCCGTATCAGGGCGTGGTCTCAACAGCCCGGTTCCGACGGCACGGTGATCGCCAAGCATCCCGATGTCCGACGCGCTCTCGCCGAGATCGAGGCCTACGCCCGGATCAACGAGTTGCTGAACTGGCAGGTCGCATCCACCGGAGAGGCGATCTCGATGGCCGATGCCGCCGCGACCAAGGTCTTCGCCACCGAGCGTCTCCAGCACATCGGCCGCCTCATCAACGAGATCGTCGGGCGCTACGGAGATTTCACCGATCCCGAGACCGCGGCGCTGGTCGACTGGTTGGACGTCCAGCAGAAGCGCAATGTGGTGATCACTTTCGGCGGTGGTGTCAACGAGGTCATGCGCGACATGATCGCGACCTCCGGACTGGGATTGCCGAGGGCGAAGCGATGACTGAAGTGGACATCCGCGCCGCCGCAGAAGCCATCAAGGCCGACGGCCGCAGCGCACCCGTCGCCGGGCGTGACCCGATCAACCAGCCGATGATCAACAACTGGGTCGAGGCGATGGGGGACGAAAACCCCATCTACGTCGACGAATCGGTGGCACGCGCCGCGGGGCACCCGGGTGTGGTCGCGCCGCCGGCCATGGCCCAGGTCTGGACGATGCGTGGACTGCACGGGCAGCGCAGCACCGACGATCCGCTCGGTCGCGCCAGCGAGCTGTTCGACGAAGCGGGCTACACCTCGGTCGTCGCGACCAACTGCGACACCGTCTATCACCGCTACACCGAGCCGGGCGAGGAGGTCAGCCTGTCCGCTGAACTCGTCGACGTGGTCGGCCCCAAGAACACGGCGCTCGGTGAGGGATGGTTCTTCACCACGCGCAACGTGTGGTCTGTCGGCGACGAGGTGGTCGCCGAGATGTCCTTCCGCATCCTGAAGTTCCGCCCGCCGTCGTCGGAGGCGGAGACAGATGTGGCCACGACGGTTCCCGAGGATCTCGACCCGACTCGCATGCTCAAGCCGAGCGCTTCGCGAGACACCGCGTTCTTCTGGGACGGCGTCGCGCAGCACGAGTTGCGGATTCAGAAAGTGGCCGACGGGACGCTGCGACATCCGCCGATCCCGGCAACCTGGAAGCCGCGCGAGGCGGACGGCGTTGTGCCGGAGACGGATTACGTGGTCTCGACGGGGCGTGGAGCCATCTACAGCTACGTCGTCCATCACGCGCCGAAGGTGCCCGGCCGCCAACTGCCCTTCGTGGTGGCACTCGTCGAGCTCGACGAAGGCGTGCGCATGCTGGGCGAGCTCCGCGGCATCACGCCGGCACAGGTGCGGGTGGGCCTGCCGGTCGAGGCGACATATCTCGATTTCCCGGCCGACGCCGACAGTGGATCCGACTCGTGGACCCTGTACGCATTCACACCCGTCGAGGAAGGAAAGTCGTGACAGCCCTTGCACCCCAAC contains:
- a CDS encoding globin domain-containing protein; this translates as MDRQALDDGLSLVDLPDDGLTVRFYQILFDRYPAVEPMFRRDNKVQAAMLRTAIVSVLDHLDDGDWLTANLQALGRRHGDMGVTAEMYDAVGECMIAAMVEIGGDRWSSEMTRAWREALGVVSAIMLDGHRSVAAS
- a CDS encoding MaoC/PaaZ C-terminal domain-containing protein, giving the protein MATLATVKHAPDVTYADDLQVGARYPLDTYTVTEAEVIDYATAWDPQGFHVDKEIAEAGAYGGLIASGIHTLAIYQRLAVSGVFGGWSVIAGKSLTDVRFLRPVRPDDTLSGSIVVDAIDIDERGRALVTTTAELVNQRGDSVMTLVVEAFVRVRP
- a CDS encoding enoyl-CoA hydratase/isomerase family protein, which encodes MVDEPSVLSVVDGRLATLTLNRPKSINALDHSMVTAMDERLRAWAADDAIAAVVLVGAGERGLCAGGDIVTIHRDAAALSGDATAGDAEAAACPSAAFWRDEYRLNADIARYPKPYVAIMDGIVMGGGVGISAHANTRIVTDRTRLAMPEVGIGFVPDVGGTHLLARVPDGLGAYAALTARTLSGADAIALGLADHFVPADDLDAFQRALHTTPLEDALAEYAQRTPESALATQRNWIGKAFAAETVAEIIERCRAVGTEEATKVADTIAAKSPTALAVTLRSLRDEKPTLEETLAREYRVSLRSLLHPDMAEGIRAQVIDKDRTPSWRHSDHSAATPAEVDAFFAPLPDELELTIDTAPQEDSSV
- a CDS encoding enoyl-CoA hydratase is translated as MSDLETIIVERDGRVGVITLNRPKALNALNTTLMNEVVAAATDFDRDPDIGAIVITGSGKAFAAGADIKEMSSKTYSAVVTESFFGAWDELSRLRTPIVAAVTGYALGGGCELAMICDILVAGDNAVFGQPEINLGVIPGIGGSQRLTRAVGKAKAMDMILTGRNMKVDEADRLGLVSRVVPAEDALDTAKEVAATIASKSFIAASLAKDAVNRAFESGLAEGIRAERALFYSTFATDDQTEGMAAFVAKRDPKFTHS
- a CDS encoding mycofactocin-coupled SDR family oxidoreductase gives rise to the protein MGKLEGKVAFITGAARGQGRSHAIRLAEEGADVIAVDVTEQVSTVPYDTARPGDMEQTVKEVEALDRRIIASEVDVRDLAGLQKAAADGMAALGRIDIVLANAGINTMAPTLEMDEEMWDTMIDINLTGAWKTVRAAVPHIVEGGRGGSVVLTSSLAALVANENIAHYTAAKHGLVGLMRVLAKELGPQSIRVNTVHPTTVATEMVLNDATYRLFRPDLPAPTREDYEVAAREMNRLPVPALDPVDISNAIVYLVSDDGRYVTGTTQVIDAGGSL
- a CDS encoding TetR family transcriptional regulator codes for the protein MSREVTPGDAGVSSEGEIDRGGRPASTSARELAAAAQRLFLGDGFDQTTVEDIAAAVGVSRRTFFRYFATKADVVWVESDAELRHFRAMIAESAPSANPVDVVEEAFIEALDHGIAEDEWARHRAQLILHAAAVQAQAGAVYRQWRTVIAEFVAERTGRRHDDEYPLAVAYAVMAASSAGHERWLADPDARLTECLRPMFALMVPRHPDVTTD
- a CDS encoding alpha/beta hydrolase, with translation MGSAAASAAPVPDPAVSRIDTVIHDNKQQATAIVYSASMRRMIPITVLRPRDTSKPRPTFYLLNGAGGGEDSATWAAKTDYVKFFSDKNVNVVTPIGGAFSYYTDWRHDDPVLGRNKWQTFLTKELPPLIDKEFGTTKVNAIAGISMAGTSVLNLAIAAPHLYRSVAAYSGCARTSDPVGQAYIRMVVADRGQGNLDNMWGPVGGSGWRENDPFVNAAKLRSTKVYMTAGTGLPGPYDRPEARLIQGNPLTLANQVVLGGVIEAAVNSCTQQMATRMRGLRVPMQTISRPTGTHSWEYWESDLRRTWPMLSADLNRKVAPAKPAAHSAH
- the kstR gene encoding cholesterol catabolism transcriptional regulator KstR, whose amino-acid sequence is MARSAPASASVDTAANPAPTAGTSSGGTETGSSAQRERRRRILDATLALASKGGYDAVQMRTVADKADVAVGTLYRYFPSKVHLLVTALAREFERVEARVDRSQLRGDTAVERLRHVLDMITYAMQRDPLLTEAMTRAFMFADASATAEVDQVAGIIDRLLAGAMVGNGEPGEEDLAIARVLSDVWMSNLVQWLTRRASATDVTNRLELTVRLLLKDRAD